A single window of Gossypium hirsutum isolate 1008001.06 chromosome A10, Gossypium_hirsutum_v2.1, whole genome shotgun sequence DNA harbors:
- the LOC121207927 gene encoding uncharacterized protein: protein MSFTPPPPPVFAGENYNIWAVKMRTYLQAHDLWNVVLNDTEPPPLRANPTIAQIRQHNEDCAKKYKAMSCLQSGVSDVIFTRIMACDTPKQAWDKLKEEFQGSDKTRQQQLINMRRDFENLKMKDSETIKQYADRIMTTVNNIRLLGEEFSDQRVVEKVITTMPEKEGQIGRRTTMKELFRLEAEKAQVQT, encoded by the exons ATGAGTTTTACACCACCTCCTCCACCTGTCTTTGCTGGAGAAAATTACAACATCTGGGCAGTGAAAATGAGAACATACCTGCAAGCACACGACCTGTGGAATGTTGTTCTCAATGACACTGAGCCACCACCATTAAGAGCCAACCCGACCATAGCCCAGATTAGGCAGCACAATGAAGACTGTGCCAAGAAGTATAAGGCTATGTCGTGCCTTCAAAGTGGAGTTTCTGATGTTATTTTCACAAGAATAATGGCTTGTGACACTCCAAAGCAGGCCTGGGACAAACTCAAAGAGGAGTTTCAGGGGTCTGACAAGACCAGACAACAGCAACTGATCAACATGAGAAGAGATTTTGAAAATCTCAAAATGAAGGACTCAGAAACCATCAAGCAGTATGCTGACAGAATCATGACTACTGTCAACAATATAAGGCTGCTTGGGGAGGAATTCAGTGACCAAAGAGTGGTTGAGAAGGTCATAACAACCATGCCAGAGAA AGAAGGGCAAATAGGCAGGAGGACCACTATGAAGGAGCTTTTCAGGCTAGAAGCAGAGAAAGCTCAAGTACAAACTTAA